In the genome of bacterium, the window TTTTTATATTTTTACAAGCCCTTGGACGATAGTCCTTAGGGATCATTATCCCGCTCTGCGGGAGATTTTTAATGTTTGATTCCTTTTCTGATACTATTCCTACAATTTCATATCCTGCTTTTTGGAAGGCTTCTCCAAGCGCGGTTCCTACTTTCCCGGGTCCAATTATGCAGATTTTCATTTCTGTTTCTCAAGTTTTACAAAAAGAAACGCAACTGCACCCAAAAAACTGGCTATTACACCAATAAACCAGAATACTAATGATAACGTAATTGCCTGCTCCCCTGAAAGACCATTGAAATGAAAGAAAACTTTATATCCCCATTCCCTTAATCCCAATCCATTTATTGTAATCGGCAAAGCCGTAATTACACCTATTATTGCAGGATATACCATATAACACATAAAGGGTATTTTAAATCCAAGTGCTAATCCTATAAAAAAATTCATAACCCCAAGAAGCGATTGCATCCCAAAAGAAATTATAATAACTTTAATTATTGACCCTTTTTTTGTTTTATAAAAATACATCTCGTTATAAAGTTCTTTTAACTGTTCCCCTAAATTAAGTACTTTTATCTTTTCTACAATAACCCGGAACTTCCCCATAAACCTACGTTCAAAAAACAAGAATATAGCAATAGTTGCTCCGATAAAAATAACAAGTATGGATAAAATTATCTTTCGGTGCCCGCTTAACCACAATACAGCCATAACTATAGAATAAAGGATTAATGTCCACCCACCGATAATCGTTTCCACAAGCATAGACGAAAATGCTTGTTTTGTTTTATTATTTCTCTTTCCGGCATAGAATGCACGAACCAATCCACCACCAATTACTGTAGGAAGAAAATTGTTATAAAAAAATCCTATAAGATAATATAATAATGTGTGAATATAATTAACTTTTATATCGTGGTCTAAAAGAAGATAATGCCATCGCATAGCACATAAGAGAAACAACAAAATGTTACCCGAAAATACTGCCCACAAAAATCCCATATCCGCATTTTTGAGAATATGCAATATTTTGTCGAAATCTACCTTATGCAATACTAAAAAAAGTAGTAGCGCAGTTATTCCTATCCTCAATAATATCTTAAATACTGCTTTCATTTATTTCGGTGAACACCTACAATCTGCCTCATTCAAATTTTTACCGCATAGGGGACAAATCCCCTTGCAAGAAGCTCCGCAAAGTGGCTTAATCGGAATCGCAAGAAGAATTATGTCTCTGATTAGTTGTACTATGTTTATTGTCTTGCCTGTATAAAAATTGACATCTGGATCTTCCGTTTCTTCCTCTGTTTTTAAACCGGAAGGATTATTCGGAAGAAAAACACTGTTTATACTTTCGGCAAAATTAAGTACGTATTTCTCCAGACATCTTGCGCATTCCAACTCTAAATTAAAAATTATTTTTCCTCTAACGATAAGCCTTTTACCTATCTTTGTTACTTTTAGCTGAATTTCTATCCCTTTCTGCAGTTCACTTATCTCCAAATACAAACCATCCGTAGTATATTTGAACTCATTTCCCCCTTCACGCAAACCCTCAACATTAATAAAATACTCTTTCGGTATTTTTATTTC includes:
- a CDS encoding lysylphosphatidylglycerol synthase transmembrane domain-containing protein, which encodes MKAVFKILLRIGITALLLFLVLHKVDFDKILHILKNADMGFLWAVFSGNILLFLLCAMRWHYLLLDHDIKVNYIHTLLYYLIGFFYNNFLPTVIGGGLVRAFYAGKRNNKTKQAFSSMLVETIIGGWTLILYSIVMAVLWLSGHRKIILSILVIFIGATIAIFLFFERRFMGKFRVIVEKIKVLNLGEQLKELYNEMYFYKTKKGSIIKVIIISFGMQSLLGVMNFFIGLALGFKIPFMCYMVYPAIIGVITALPITINGLGLREWGYKVFFHFNGLSGEQAITLSLVFWFIGVIASFLGAVAFLFVKLEKQK
- a CDS encoding DUF177 domain-containing protein — protein: MEEIKIPKEYFINVEGLREGGNEFKYTTDGLYLEISELQKGIEIQLKVTKIGKRLIVRGKIIFNLELECARCLEKYVLNFAESINSVFLPNNPSGLKTEEETEDPDVNFYTGKTINIVQLIRDIILLAIPIKPLCGASCKGICPLCGKNLNEADCRCSPK